The genomic DNA gtagaaGCGAGgtgaattttttcttttaaatagtgGGTATAGAGTTATTATGGTAATTACTTATTCCATCTCACTCCACTCcattatatgaaattatttttgatccTTGCACATACATAACTATTAAAAGAGTAAAAATATTATAACTTGATATaagaaattttcatatattttatgtttaatatttttaaataaatttgtttaaatatttacttgattttaaaaatattaaaatattaaatgtaaGTAGCAAAAACTAAATTAATTTGGCGCATGGGTGAATGCACTCAATATTCATGAAGTTgagaataattttcaaaattatacattTATAATAGAGCACGCCAACAATGGAGCGATTGTGGATTTAACATCTATCCCACCTAGCTCTGTTCCATTGCCATTCCTACCAACAAAACATTGTTTGTGGTGCTACCTCCTGACTAGTATCACCCTTTTCCCCCCTCCAACTTCACCTCCTCCATTACTTATTTTTTCCTCTCCTTGCTTCCTCCTATTAATGAGAGACCAAGTCTTATCTGAAGACTAAGTCTTACGTCCAAATACTTAATATTTAGGCGGTTATTATTAGATTTTTGTTATCCATTCATTTTCACTTATGTCTATTTGAATAATTTAGGGGCTTTCTTATTTGTTAATCACTtagatatattaatattttttacaaTCAATAAAGCAGTACAATTTTCATCTTCTTCTAAAATCTTTTACGGTATcacaagccttttttttttttctttaaacgaGACAACGATACACCTTGCTGcaagtttcatttttttaatgGCCGAAACACCGAAGCTGCTACTACCACAGTAGAcaatattatccaattcaatctTGCCGCATAACTTCGTCTAAAACTTAGTAGAAGTGCCATCTCATTGGTTCTACACCAGCCCTTCCTCCAACAATTCCGAAAAATAATATTGAACAATAAAATTTTGCTTACATAAAATTGTTTCACCAAGTTCATTTAATACAATAAGCGATGCTTGCCTctattgaaagcacagttgcttCCGCTATTGCTGCTGCCGACAATTCGCAAAATGCATGGTCTCTTCTAAATACACTTTATGCCAACAAAAGTCTTAACAAGAATTTATAACCTTCATGATCAACTCACACACATCACCAAAGGATCAAAGGGTGTGGTTCAATATTTGCATGAGATCAAAACGATCTTTGATGAACTTACGTCTACTTGCTCACCAATTTCTTCAAAAAAATCGACAGTAAAAATCTTCAGTGGTCTTGGATCTGATTTTTGTGAAGTCTCCGCTTCAATTTGTACTCGTAATACACCAACTAAATACAAGCTGTTCTAAAAACCATTTGATCATAAAATTTTTCTCCAGTATGAAGACAGGTGAATATCCTCTTCAATTACAACACTTGCTGTCACCAAAACTCCACCATTTCCAAAATTCCTCACGCAATAGCAATCGGCGTAGCCCCCAACACACATGGTGTTCAACAACCACCCAATGGCGACCTTCAAAAAATCAATGGTGTCTGTTGGTATAAAGCTTTTTCAATGGCAAAATAACTTCATTTTACAGTAACGGTGGAGGTGAATTTCAAGGTCTAGATCCCTATCTTCAATCCAAATGTATAGAACATCTTACACCTCTATTATATGCCCAAAAAAATTAGCCTTGGCTATAAGGTGACGTTGACACATAATTGAGACCGCTAAAACATTTTTACACCAAGTGTGTTTACCATATGATTGTTGGAGTTTTGCATGTGATGATgttgtttatttaattaaccagTTATCCGCATTCAATCTCCAACATAACTCTAAATACAAAAAATTGTTTGGAAAAGATTCAAATTAACAAGTTATCAAAACCTTTGATTGTTTATGTTACCCAAAGCTAAGACCCTATACTAAAAACAAAGTTGGAGCTCAGTCTAAACCATGTTTGCACTTAGGTTTTTCTCAAACTCATTATTTTCATTAGTGTTATTACCTATAATTTACATGTGATGTCAAATTTATTGTAaataaatttctttatgaaatattttctctaacataaaaaaaaattcaaaaatcgaTTGGATAAATATTGAAACAATcgaaaataattttcaaattcTTCAAAACTCGTAAAGAAATTCTCAATCCACTTCAAattctttacaaattaatcctacCTTGATTGAAATACCACATCACATTTCATTCTTGTTGGACAATGCAAATGCTTAGATGCTCCACAATTAAGTACACTCTTTTCCCTTACTCTACATAATTTAAACCAATTTGGACCTCCCTCCCTCCTCACTTATTCTCGTCAACCAAGAACCACCACCCAAACTATAAACCCTCCTCCATTGTTACAACCTCCACCTTCCACCCATTCAACTGCTCAATCCCAACAAACGCCAGCCACTCAAATTGAACATGCCTTAGCAGTCGACACTTTCCGACCATTCTGTCCCATTATAGAtcacaaaataatatttttaagcaaAATAAATTTAACTATATTGCCTATGTCAACTCTACATCTATTACAAGCAAGCCTTGGAAAATCATCATTGGAAAGCTGCAATACAATCTAAATTTGATGCATTACAACGAACTCGACCTAGATGATGTTGTTAAATTCATTACTTACACATAATACAtggattaataataaaatttaatcttGATACTTTTTCTTCAAgtaaataaatatattgtttttcTTCACATAATCCATAGTTGTGGTAAGGCACATTACACTTTTAAAAAGAGAATATATGTTCAAACCTTGGAGACAACATTATTAGAAGGGATAATCACAAACCCTAAAcataaaccataaaataaatatggaagataccaaaaaattaaaatttgtacaTAAGTGGTTaacacatttttttttacttttagattttaaaaataaattaaagggtaaaataaacatattttgcaaaagaaaaataaaataatttattaaaggttaatttttcatttaaacatataaatatttttgaaatttataatttttacaaaataatataaaatagagATTTATTTTAATACCATAACACTACGATCCTCTAAGTCAAATACATAAATACTAATACAATATTCATTTcattccacctaattaaataattattatactTATTCTATTATTCTCATAGAATAATCATCCATTATAGTtcttttcattttcaaatatcaCGTAAAAGTGTTCAGTTGTTGaacaaataaaaagatttcaaaataaGAAAAACTTCTTTTTGAAAGTTTTACAAGTACAATTACAAtaaaagtataaatatatatCCAACCAACTACAATATAGAATTCAACCAACAAACCAAAAATTGAATCGAGCCGGACAAAACTCACACATAACATACATATATGATTGGACTTGAACGTGGACCTTCAAAGTCCAATACCAACATTTATCAACTAtggatttaaaatatataaaaatacatgtatataacGGGATTCAAAATTTTAAACCCAATATATCATGATTTTATAATCTCAACTTTACCACTTCAACTAAGAttgtatttgatatttatataacTTTTTTACAACTTTGTTACATAAAATTTTCACTCACTGGTGTGCCTTAATctagtatattttaaaatttttaaatatataatattatatatttttacttttaaatttctaaaattatatatatttttaatttttagatgATGACATTACACGACCCTAAAGTATCTCATCATCACACTTTAATagtattataaaaaatatttggtATACCGCCGATGGAGTTTAAAAATCTACAAATAAAGTTGAGGCGATGACAAATATATGACAAATATATGTAgggtataataaaaaattaaacacataaataggGTTAAAAATGTGCACTACTAGTGAACTAAATACCATATTATAAAAAGGCACAATGACAAATTAAACCCTtaacatttacatattttatcaatttgataattattattattttttagataTTTTGGCCCTCATCCTTTTAAAAGAAGTCAAATTTGAccattaaccttttaaaaaaattaaattattttttgacaGAAACACTGGCTAAACGTTAATTTTTTAAACATGACAACCCACATAACAATACATGTGTATTTCacgcttttttttttaattttgatgaatttatttctatttttgaatattttataaattttaaattatttattaacttgACATATAAGACAAATTGTATCATGTCCATACGAAATATACGTGAACTATCATGTAAGTTACTTCAAcattgataaaaaattaattttaagcaGACTAGAAGTGACTTGATTAAGAAATTAGAGTACGGTTATTGTTGAAAGTGATTGCATGAATGTTATTGAGATGACATTGGAAAATTTTGTATATACTCCTTCGATGGCCATCGTACAAAGGATTAATGAGGTTAGTAGGCAATTACAAGAAGTTAAGTTTCAATTTGTTTCGAGAGAATGTAATACGATAGCAAATTGGTTTGCTAAATCAAGCTCAATTGATGATGTTGAACTTACTATTTTTGAGTTTTCTAGCTTTTCTGTTTAGGAAATTGTTGTTAAAGATAAACTTGAAGCATAACATGTAAAAGTTATTTGATCTAAAAGCAGTTGATTGCCTTCTttcagacaaaaaaaaaaaaaaaaagtcaaaattttagttataaaaataagatttgactcttttaatatattaatgactaaatttaactaaaaaataaaaatcaaattaaacaaaaaaatgtATAACATGAAggataaatttatataaataagaTAGTTGTCAAATTTATGGTCAAATGTTGCTTTATCTAAAAAATTTAACATggttaaaccaaaattaaaataaccatttaatATTAAATGTGATTTTGATATTAACTTagtattaaatataataattaattataaaaaaatctattaatcTTAAAGGAAAGGCAATTGATTTCTAACTAAAAGTTAAAAGTCCAAATCTTAttactaataaaaaataaaaattctaagttaAAATCcaactttattttttcttttttttttatcggttaaattgtttatttaccAAATTCATTGGAGTAGAAGTAACATTGTTTCACAGCTAATGTATGGTCAGAATTAATTTAagtaaaagtttcaaaagtctTTTATAATCAATATTAACATATTACATGATACAACTCTATACTAAACATACAATatgaatgtaaaaaaaaaagaatacatATTTCTGCTAAAATCCAATGTAAATCTCTTTGTAAACAAAGACAAATTAAATAATAGGGTGATTATAAATGTATAAACCCCAGTCAGTTTTGTGTGTTTCGATTTGTTTGCACTTTAATCTTTGTCAATCTGTGGTTGTAAGGAATAAGCCAAATAGAACTTGGTTGATGCCAACATTATATCATCAGCAAAATAACAAACCATTCTGATTCGAAATCATGTATGGACAACTTGCTGTACCTGTCTTTCACTGCTATGAGTAAACCTTTGCTCACAATCCGCGGCATCTGTCAGCAAAACCGGCTTGCTAATTTTCTGTTAATGCAAAGGATATCAGTTAATCCAATGGATGAAACTTGAAATGAAACATATGCACAGAAAGCTAAAATGGTTGGAAATTAAAAGGGGAGAATATGTAGGAAATCTTCTTTGTATTGACAGATAGAAACATTATTCAGGTATATTTCTTACAATAATGGTTTCTGGAAATGATAAGAAATGACACCCCAAAAACATTGAAGGGGCCATCCTAGATTCAGATTACAACCGACAAGATAATGAACCTATAAAATGAGACTACTGAGAACGTGGAGCTCTAAAGTTTATCTTATCCTGCTGTTCACTTTCTCAACAtgtgcatgaatgaatgcacatGTTTGACGATGCAAagcaaattactttttattatttataaaacttcCATCATTAAGCACCAGAAAACAGAGGAGTCTTTACCTCATTTAATAAGCTATCACCTTGTTGTTCAAGTTCGCGTATTTGTTGCATTGtcagcccaaaccattcatcaATCCAACCAAAACAGTTCCGGTGACTTTCAATAAAAAGTGCCCTTTCACCCTATACAACAGAAAAATAACGTTATATAAACAAGTATTTGAGGGTGTCTGTGTGTATTTTGAGGTGGGGAGGGGGAAGTCACAACTCATTTAATATTGAGAATATTGTGCAAATTAAGGCCTCATTTCATGTCATGCTTAGGGACCCAAATGCAAACACATCTTTCAATGTAAAGCCGTGCCTGCAACTTTTACAAGTCCTTTATTTCAAGGATCACCCATTGTTGACCTAATTTATTTTCATCTTAAACCTAGAAGAGTGATGGCAAGTAATGGCACTTTTCCAGGCATTGAAATATAAAGGAAAGATATGCATTCAATGTTCAGTCCTGCAATAATGCATGCTTAATGCAACCAGAGATTAGATGAAAATTTTTAGTCCCCTGCCTCCTGTTTCCAACAGTTCAGTTTTCTTATATGGTTTTGTGGCAAAATGATAAACTAGGGTCACATGATTACATCCCAAATATATGAACCCTCAAAATTAGGATCACATTGTGAAATGCACCATTTATAGTTGCTTTTGTCAAGAGTATTATTCATGGTATCTACAAGGCATCTGACCTTCACCACAGAGTCTATAGTTTAAAGTTAACATTGAAAATTTGAAGCCTATGAAATCTTACCGCTAGCAAAGCTTGTTCAAGTCGATAACCAAAACCCCAATAAGGTGCATCTATTGTCACCAATTTATATGCCGTCATTACTGGACGGCAATTATCCTGCAAATATGAATATCACATGTAATCACTGAAACTAAATTTGGTTGAAGATTTAATAGATATCACAAGAAAGATGCAGTCAGTTAGATCCATTATATACAACCCTAAGAAATACCACATGAATACTATTCATAGTTACAAGGAAGGGAAAGAAGAATGAGGGGTTTGGGGCAAACACAAATTCCCTAAAGTGATAATTGGATTTAGAGAAATGCTATGATTCAGCATTGAAGCAAATGACATGGCTATAAGCTTACAGCAAGAAGCATTACTAATTGTAAGTGCAGAGATGCCTTGAGTAGCTTTATCCATATATGTATGTAATCACGTGATTGACTGAAAGGAGAAGGGGGTAATGTCCGAACCTGCCATCCATCCAAAAGCGGACCACGGCCAGATTTTGTGGATTTGAACTTCGGAAAGTCAAAACTGCTACTTCCGAtagcataactccaataatctgtTTCAGCTGAAGCAATATCAATGATTTCTACCTGTCTAGCGGCCAGTTGTTCTTCATTTAAACCATGCACCTATTTGTAAACCTCATAGTTAAgagatgaaaaaagaaaagaagttgACAAAAAAGAATAATAGGATGCAATGCAGCTTCCCTTCAAATTGACACTTTCAAAACATTTCAAGTTACTAATGTCAAGGCCAAAAATTAGATTTTAGGGTagagagaaaaataataataaaacagaaCAAATTTATGAAAAAGCTAATTAAGAAGACTGTCAAAGAAACTCACATTTTCCGATGTGCCATTGTCTGCCCTATGGACAGTCTCAATTGTGAGAGAGAACTTGGTAAAGTATGGGCACTGCAACAATTCAAGACTTATGAGGGCATACAATCAAAGGAAATCAAGGCATTTGTCATAAACGTCCTTAAAAATGTTAGAAGAAAACAAAATAGTTACCTTGATCACTGAGAAATGTAAGACCCATTCCGTAAACAACAGAAGAAAGATAAATGTTAATACAACTTGCACCAATAAAATCAagcaaagacaaaaaaaaaaaaaaaaaaaaaaggggaaaaaggaTTGAGCGTAATGGACATTGCAAACCTGTTTTACATCTTGGGTATGCATTCCATGCTTCCTCTTGCATTACAAGAGCATCTTTCGGTGCAATAGTTGTAAGCCAAGCAGGTGCTTTGCTGCAAAAGTTAGTACaaaaataagaaacaaaaaagaaaacaacaaaaaCCAGTGTTCCATCTCCATGaatacacatgcatatatgcacaAATACATAGAGAGTCTAGAGCAACACTAGAGAATTAAGGAATCTATATTTTCACCGCTAGTTATAAAGAATTACTTCAATTAGCAATATATTGGATCATCTTGAAGTATAAAGGCGAAAATTCAGTATCCCTAATCAGGCTACAGGATGAAGTAAAGAGTCACCTTTGTAAACGATACACTTTAGAAGTGTATTGACCTTTACCAAATACATCATCTTGAAAACGCTTGTTCTCCAAGACTTCAACACCTTCATCCCCATTTGTACTCTGCTGCTGCATCTTCATTACCATGTACATTTGAGCTACCTGATACTGCAAAATCAAACATGGTCAGGAAACAAATAAAGGAACCCAAAGAATTCAATACCTTCATTGAATAATAAGTTTTGAAACTTTTTAGCTAAGGCTTACCTCTTCCAAAGACATAGGCATGACAATTCGACTTCAGGTTGTTCCCATAGGGAAAAAAGGAACAGTTAAGGAAAACGAAAAACCAAAACTTTAATTAAAAAAGTACCCagacaaatttaaaaaaaaaaaaagaaacccatGTTAGATAAAAGGATACAATTCCTTGAGTTGAACCATGTCTCTTGAATTACCAATCAAACTCCTAGGGAAAATTGCAGGAAAACtcagaaatgaaataaaaaaaagaagaagggaaaaactactgtgtttttgggaaaaCAAAGAGATGCGCAAGGAAGAGAATTAGATAAGAGAAGATTCAGAGTTCGGGTtgaaatgaaaattaaattgtgaTGGCTTCGAGAATAAATTCGAAGAATGGCCAGCCAAGCCAATTATAACATGTAAAGTCAAATTACGCTTTGGAGTTGTCTTCTTATTTTCTTCTTTCAAAGGGATAAACTAACATTTGGTCCCTAAATTTGTCAACTATTTTCAACTTGATCCTGGAACTTGAGAGTTTGTCTTTGATTCTTAAAACTTGAATTCCTTTAATGTGTGTTGACATGACATTAATTTGATCTTGAAGTTGAACtatctaaaataatttaaagattataatgataaaattaagaTATTATAAACTTAATAGGTTTataagttttaatttttatttattttatcaattcgATCATTTTATAGTTGAAATTATTACTTCAGTTtcataatattattagttaaaaagCTAACATGTCATTTTCATTggcatttaaaatttttcattaatataagataattaaaaagaaaaaagaaaaagaaagacagagtaataaataaatatggtTTGTTACAAGGGGGAATAGCAGAATTTTccctttatttttgtatttatttgttTTGGGGTTGTTCCGGAGCGACGTCGGATTTTTGGAGGAAAGAGGAAAGGGAATTACAACGTGGACGGCGATCATTGACCATCATTTTTAATGGCCTGGAGTGGGTTGGTCGGCTTTGACTGGCCAACCCGGTCGACCATGCTTAAAACACAAACCTTAGACGTTCGCTCGCACAAGCTTTAGGGGTTACACTTCTTCTGCCttcatttttttcttatttattttaaattaaaatttattataatgcAAAAGGGATAATGTCATCTTTGCCCCTCAACTTTATCAAATCTTCTAATATAGTACCTTTACTTTgaaaactctattttggtactaGGTACTTTTACACCATTTATCAATATAGTAGCTCTACCTAGTGGTGTTAATTTTTGAATTGTCAAAACACATGGCCCAATTATAATTGTTATGTGTCACTTTTTGTCAGaaaaaattttatttcaaataataaaGGACCTCAAATTGAATAACCCAAAAGTTATTTTAACCTAAAAAAcaggaaaaataaaacaaagattaaattctactattagtccctatacttaGAAAAAGTTGTGGATTTAACCTTTGTACTTTTATTTGATCGATTTCAGTCTCTGTACTTtccaaattttagaattttagtcCTCACCAAACAATAATAGTTAAATTCATCAAGTAAAGTTATGCTATTTCTAAAATATGATGCAccaaatatattattatacatgTAATATCATTTCAGTTTATTATTTCTACACATTACTCATAAAAAATCAATTAACAGATTACCAATTGTCATTTgtgttaaaattgaaattttaaaattcgaaaaatATAGTGACTTAGAATGATCTAGTTGGAGAAAATGAACCAAATCTACAATTGTATGCATAATACAGTACTAGTTATTGAATTTGACCAAATGGACTTAACTGTTACCTTTTAGgccaagactaaaattttaaattttaaaaaagtaaagggactaaaattTACCAATTCGAAAATTATATAGATTAAATTGAtcaaataaaagtacaaagactaaatccaTAAGTTTTACAAAATAGAGGGACTAATAGCAGAATTAAACCTAAAACAAATAAATTCCCAAACAAGGAGGGATTCGCAAAACCAAATCATGCCAAATTGTGTCTAATTGCATGACTTTTTGTTTGAAAATTCcatggtttttttttcttttatctatTTCGAAATTAATTTTCTTCAATAGTACATTGATTATGTTTCTTTTAATctgaattttctttttaaaagttACACTCAACAGTagttacatttttttttttggttattaaatataatttaaaattatggtAATAAAATCAAGAGAAACTTTAGTGGTATGAAAATGGGTGTTGATGTAGAATAGATTCTAGAAAAGTGGAGTCCAAGATGAAAGGGAAGACTTTTCAAAATTCCAACTTATGGCTATGGAAGTTTCCTACAATAAATCAAAAGAATTGTTGTATTAGCCGCCAAAAAGTTTGGTGAGAGAAAACCAATTACATTTTGCCTTAATCAACAATTAACAGTTTTGACTTCTTAGTCTTCACTCAATcacatcattaaaataaatagtcaaatcatttttaatttatttaaaattttaagttgatAATAAACTTAAATACTCCAATCtcaatattttagtttatttaaatTGAAATTTGCACAATATTATAGAAAAATGTTAcacaaaatttaaaatgaatatgCTACACTCATTTGCATCCCAACGACCATATATTCgaaatcattttaaatattttttcagttatgaaaagtttaaaagatattagaaatcattaatattttaatatatttttaatttattcatttgtcTAGGTTAtttgattaaaaatataattttttttatatttgatcaaatttaaatttaaattgttAATGAGACCTAAAACTCTGTTGGGATATGTAGGCTTTAGGTGTTTTATACTAAGTAATATTAATGTTCGATTAGGTATGGTTTGTGGGGTTTCATTTAAATAGTAAATGAGAAAGAAAaggaatatttattaaattttaattatttttacaaatatttttttatattcattaacaaatataatattttaaatcaaataaactAAAAGAAAGAATAATTTACAAACTATCAAAATTTAATaacttttaaaagattataatttaaaaatatctaAAATGAATATGGACATATAATTATCTAAATGCAAATGAATTTGAATACCTATTTATTTAGATTAtggacttaaaatttttaaattattttttgatgATATGGCAATTGTTGTGGACTGCCACATTTAATACATAATAGTTAACTAACACCAAATATAAATTCCTACAACAAGATAATACTAAATAGTAGTATAGAGCAATAGGGCCGAATCCATAGGGACTGGCTACCCAATTTCATTTTTTCTTTGTGACTAGAATCACTATCGCGGTCATAGTCATGCCTACAACCTGTGCACAGCAATGCtgaaatatgaagaaacaaatgGGTTTTAATTgataaagataataataataataataagaagaagaaCATATTCGAAATTGCAAGAAAGATAAATTTAagcaaattaaataaatttgtgaataaaatatttttaggCTTAGCCCTGGCCTCTGTGCATCTTGAACTTGAACCGATCCTTGAAAGAAGATCTTTCCTTCCAATCAATAAGTTGGTTATAACAATTGAGGACGCCTCAAACCACCAACTTTTCTTCTTGTAGTCAATTTCAGTACGACTTGCAAATCGACCCTGTCAAATTTCTAACCACGTGACACGTGCTCGTAATTTAAGACTTTAACAGCCTTTCGATCTAAAAAGCCTAACTCGAATTAACGATGTaacgacgtaaaaattttagcttagcttggtcgctaattgtggcgatttattgaaaaaaagtttaaaatttgacgtttgatttttgaaataaacagggagtcgccaccaatcctttttcctaggtgtgatcagacac from Gossypium arboreum isolate Shixiya-1 chromosome 9, ASM2569848v2, whole genome shotgun sequence includes the following:
- the LOC108454897 gene encoding uncharacterized protein LOC108454897 isoform X1; this encodes MHTQDVKQVCNVHYAQSFFPFFFFFFFCLCLILLVQVVLTFIFLLLFTEWVLHFSVIKCPYFTKFSLTIETVHRADNGTSENVHGLNEEQLAARQVEIIDIASAETDYWSYAIGSSSFDFPKFKSTKSGRGPLLDGWQDNCRPVMTAYKLVTIDAPYWGFGYRLEQALLAGERALFIESHRNCFGWIDEWFGLTMQQIRELEQQGDSLLNEKISKPVLLTDAADCEQRFTHSSERQIDKD
- the LOC108454897 gene encoding uncharacterized protein LOC108454897 isoform X2; the encoded protein is MVQLKEFRIVMPMSLEEYQVAQMYMVMKMQQQSTNGDEGVEVLENKRFQDDVFGKGQYTSKVYRLQSKAPAWLTTIAPKDALVMQEEAWNAYPRCKTVIKCPYFTKFSLTIETVHRADNGTSENVHGLNEEQLAARQVEIIDIASAETDYWSYAIGSSSFDFPKFKSTKSGRGPLLDGWQDNCRPVMTAYKLVTIDAPYWGFGYRLEQALLAGERALFIESHRNCFGWIDEWFGLTMQQIRELEQQGDSLLNEKISKPVLLTDAADCEQRFTHSSERQVQQVVHT